The Desulfoplanes formicivorans genomic sequence CTGGCCAGATGGTCCCAAGCGAATGGATAATTGACCACGTGGAGTGACCCGCAGGGTTTTTCGTTGCGAGCTCGGCGTGTACTCAATGGTGAAATCATTTGTTCTCACGGCAGGGTCCCTCCTCCAATCATTTTTTCCAGAATAAACTCGACTCGTCTGTTTTTGGCGCGATTTTCCGGAGTGTTGTTGGGAAATGCCGGCTGAAAGGAACCCATTCCTGTGGCCGTCAGCCGTTGGGGCTTGATGCCGAGTTTGAGTAACAGTTTGAGAACGGCTACCGCGCGCATGGACGACAATTCCCAGTTGTCCTTCCAGCGGCCTCCTGGTGCAGGCACCAGGTCGTCTGTATGCCCTTTGATATTGATTTTGAGGTCATGATGAATCAGAAAATAGTCTTTAAGTAAACTTATGACCCGAATGGCTTCCGGGGTCAATGTGGCAGAATTGGATTTGAAAAGGGTATCTGCCGGAGCTTTGAGAGTAATGATGCCTGATTCGAGATTCGCTCCGATAATACCCTCAATACCATGTTCTGTGCTGAACTGTTGAAAGCTGGAGAAGTTGTTTTCCTGTTCCGCCATGATTTGACGGTATTTCTGGACTTCATCCATGAAGACGCCGTTTGCATCATTCTGGAGAACAATGGGACTACCCGTGACCGTACCCAAAGCTGCCTTGATGGATGAAAATGAAGCCAAATATTTTCCTTTGTCTATATAGGACATGGAATAGAGCAAGACAAAGAAGACCAGAAGTAGGGTGGTCAGATCGGCAAAGGTTGTTTGCCAGGTTTGGAGCTCCTCTTCCTCTTCGTCGTTCTGGTTGAAATCGTTGAGGTCATCTATCATAGCGCCTTTCCTGTGGGGGTACGAATGATGAGAGTTTGTCGTAGACAGTACGAGGGTTATTGTTCTCGAGAATACATTTTGCGCCTTCAAAAATGATCTCAAGATGAAGGCTTTCGTGGAGACTCCTGCTTTTGAGTTTTCCAGCCAAAGGTTGAAAGATGAGTGTCGACATAATGGTGCCGTAGAAGGTAGTCAATAGCGCAACGGCCATGGCCGGTCCGATGGCTGAGGGGTCACTCAATCTTGAAAGCATTTGTACAAGCCCAATGAGTGTACCGATCATGCCAAAAGAAGGGGAATAGGTTGCTAATTTTTTGAAAACATCCTGACAGATGGCATGACGTTTTTTCATGGAGGCGATTTCAATGCGCAGAGCATCCCTGATGACGTTAGAATCAGCATTGTCCGCAATGAGCAGGCAAGCTTTTTTGAGAAAAGGATTTTGCGTCTTGATGTTTTCAAGGGCCAGCAAGCCTTCGCGTCTACTTATCTCGGCTATGCGCACCATGGTGGTGACAACTTCATTGGTTGTTGTCTTTCTTGAACTGAAAATTTTGATGGCCGCTTTGATGGATTGGACAATTTCTCCCATCGGGAAGTTGACACACGTGGCTGCAAAACTTCCCCCCACGACGATCATCATGCCGGGGATATTGATGAAAATAGCTGTTGTACCTCCCAGTACAATTGCTCCGATGACCAACGAAAAACCAATGATGATCCCAAAAAGAGTTGCAATATCCATTCGTTTTTTTTATTTTTTTAAAGTTCGTTGTGCAAAGTGATCTGGCAGGCAAGTTTGACATATTGCCTGGACAGTTTACCTCAACCTAAAGGTTTAATCTTCATGCAAAAAAGCAAAAAAGTCCAGACCGCTGTCAATCATATTCAAAAAAGATTTGCTCCTGGTTATTCTCCTGTGCTCGGCATTACTCTGGGAAGTGGGCTGGGTAGCTTCGTGGACATGTTCTCATCGGCACTGTGGCTTGATTTTGAGGACATTCCGGGATTTCCCCGCTCGACCGTCAAGGGCCACACCGGCCGCCTGGGTATTGTTCGGCATGGACAAACAGATTGCCTAGTTCTCCAGGGGCGCAACCATTTGTATGAGGGCTATTCCCCTGATGAGGTCTGCTTTGCAACCAGGGTGCTGGCCGGTCTTGGCGTGAACACGATTATTTTAACCAATGCAGCTGGTGCCCTCAACCCACTTTTTGAAGTGAGGGGCATCATGCTCATTACGGATCATGTCAATCTTATGGGCACCAACCCTCTGGTGGGAGCCAATGTGGATGCCTGGGGACCGCGTTTCCCGGACATGACCGAGGTGTATTGCCCTGTTTTGCGTGACAAGGTACTGGATGTGGCTCTGGATGTGGGCGTTAGGTTGGAGCAAGGGGTGTATGTCGGCGTTCATGGCCCCTGTCTGGAGACCCCGGCTGAAACGCGGGCGTATCGTCTCTTGGGTGGGGACGCCATTGGCATGTCCACGGTTATGGAAGCAATCGCTGCTCATCATATGGGTGTCAAGGTCATAGGCCTTTCGTGTCTGACAAACAAGAATCTCCCGGATTGTATGGCCCAAACCTCCCATGATGCCATCCTGGAACAGGCGAATCGCACGGCAAATAATTTGACAAATGTTTTACAGGCCATCATCGTGTCCGGCATGTTTGCCTCGTGAACGTTTGTGACGTATATTATGACATGATTGTTGTTGTGGCAGAAATCATGGGCTGTATTAGCTGACCGGGTATCTAGAGAGATGACTTTTT encodes the following:
- a CDS encoding OmpA/MotB family protein; translated protein: MIDDLNDFNQNDEEEEELQTWQTTFADLTTLLLVFFVLLYSMSYIDKGKYLASFSSIKAALGTVTGSPIVLQNDANGVFMDEVQKYRQIMAEQENNFSSFQQFSTEHGIEGIIGANLESGIITLKAPADTLFKSNSATLTPEAIRVISLLKDYFLIHHDLKINIKGHTDDLVPAPGGRWKDNWELSSMRAVAVLKLLLKLGIKPQRLTATGMGSFQPAFPNNTPENRAKNRRVEFILEKMIGGGTLP
- a CDS encoding motility protein A; amino-acid sequence: MDIATLFGIIIGFSLVIGAIVLGGTTAIFINIPGMMIVVGGSFAATCVNFPMGEIVQSIKAAIKIFSSRKTTTNEVVTTMVRIAEISRREGLLALENIKTQNPFLKKACLLIADNADSNVIRDALRIEIASMKKRHAICQDVFKKLATYSPSFGMIGTLIGLVQMLSRLSDPSAIGPAMAVALLTTFYGTIMSTLIFQPLAGKLKSRSLHESLHLEIIFEGAKCILENNNPRTVYDKLSSFVPPQERRYDR
- a CDS encoding purine-nucleoside phosphorylase codes for the protein MQKSKKVQTAVNHIQKRFAPGYSPVLGITLGSGLGSFVDMFSSALWLDFEDIPGFPRSTVKGHTGRLGIVRHGQTDCLVLQGRNHLYEGYSPDEVCFATRVLAGLGVNTIILTNAAGALNPLFEVRGIMLITDHVNLMGTNPLVGANVDAWGPRFPDMTEVYCPVLRDKVLDVALDVGVRLEQGVYVGVHGPCLETPAETRAYRLLGGDAIGMSTVMEAIAAHHMGVKVIGLSCLTNKNLPDCMAQTSHDAILEQANRTANNLTNVLQAIIVSGMFAS